The following are from one region of the Bacillus methanolicus MGA3 genome:
- a CDS encoding MDR family MFS transporter, with protein sequence MSSKLASIHSIGWNIIIGTLFARLASSMSMPFLAIYLTATKGVSPALTGMMIAVSALIGVICGFIGGNLSDQYGRKRIMMASIFVWIFVFVGFAFADHVAWFFLLNALNGVCRSFFEPTSRALLSDMTKQENKLLVFNLRYAAINVGVAIGPLVGLQLGSAKSTMPFLIAAAVNLVYMISLLIQFRKYEIGEIPAVQKERVSMKQSAQVLRKDNVFLLALIGIILGNAGYSQFSSTLSQYFANAPVFQDGIELFSHVLVLNAITVLVVQYPVTRVGKRYSPLVSIMFGTLIVSLGLIGFGMLKSVPLLFACAFLFTIGEVLMFSMTDLFVDQIAVPHLKGTYFGAMGFSGLGGVVGPWLGGMLLNTYGYDNGTIVFSYLALLCALGFPLLFIVKVMVQKRNSQCNNLKMHA encoded by the coding sequence TTGAGCAGCAAGTTAGCATCCATCCACTCAATCGGATGGAACATTATTATTGGAACCTTGTTTGCAAGATTGGCAAGCTCTATGAGCATGCCGTTTTTGGCCATTTATTTGACGGCAACAAAGGGTGTTTCGCCTGCGTTGACAGGGATGATGATCGCGGTTAGCGCGTTGATAGGAGTCATTTGCGGTTTTATCGGGGGAAACTTATCTGATCAATACGGCCGCAAGCGAATTATGATGGCTTCCATCTTTGTATGGATTTTTGTGTTCGTTGGGTTTGCATTTGCGGATCATGTAGCGTGGTTCTTTTTGCTGAATGCATTAAACGGAGTATGCCGATCCTTTTTTGAACCGACATCACGTGCATTGCTGTCAGATATGACAAAGCAAGAAAATAAATTGTTAGTTTTTAATTTACGATATGCCGCCATTAATGTCGGAGTTGCAATTGGTCCGCTGGTCGGGTTGCAGCTTGGAAGTGCAAAGTCAACAATGCCGTTTTTGATAGCTGCAGCAGTGAACTTGGTATATATGATTTCTCTACTTATTCAGTTTAGGAAATATGAAATAGGGGAAATACCGGCAGTACAAAAAGAACGGGTGTCCATGAAGCAGTCTGCTCAAGTCCTGCGTAAAGATAACGTATTTTTGTTGGCGCTTATCGGTATTATTTTAGGAAATGCAGGTTATTCTCAGTTCTCCTCTACATTGTCACAGTATTTTGCGAATGCACCAGTTTTTCAAGACGGGATAGAGCTGTTTTCGCACGTTCTCGTATTGAATGCAATTACCGTTCTTGTTGTGCAATATCCGGTCACTCGTGTAGGAAAAAGATACTCGCCGCTTGTCTCCATCATGTTCGGAACTTTGATTGTCAGCCTCGGATTAATTGGCTTTGGTATGTTGAAATCTGTTCCCTTATTATTCGCCTGTGCCTTCTTGTTCACAATCGGAGAAGTGTTGATGTTTTCTATGACAGACTTATTTGTGGATCAGATTGCGGTGCCGCATTTAAAAGGAACATACTTCGGGGCGATGGGATTTTCCGGACTGGGCGGAGTGGTCGGGCCGTGGCTTGGCGGCATGCTGCTTAATACCTATGGATATGATAACGGGACCATTGTCTTTTCCTATTTAGCTTTATTATGCGCGCTTGGTTTTCCTTTGTTATTCATTGTGAAAGTCATGGTGCAAAAGAGAAACTCTCAATGCAATAACTTAAAAATGCATGCGTAA
- a CDS encoding GrpB family protein has product MRRVEVKPYDEQWTLKFEDESNKLHDIFGPEIIEIHHIGSTSVNGLKAKPIIDIMPVVRDTNRIDEFNAAMILIGYELKGENGIIGRRYFQKGENNRNHHVHFYELGNPDIERHLAFRDYLRAHQDVVKKYGDLKEELSQLFPYDIASYIKGKEQLVLEIERKAVTWYKSFKNVD; this is encoded by the coding sequence ATGAGGAGAGTAGAAGTGAAGCCATATGATGAGCAATGGACATTGAAGTTCGAAGACGAATCCAATAAATTACATGATATATTCGGGCCTGAAATCATAGAAATTCATCATATCGGCAGTACCTCTGTAAACGGTTTAAAGGCAAAGCCTATTATTGACATAATGCCTGTAGTTAGAGACACTAATCGGATCGATGAGTTTAACGCAGCAATGATTTTAATAGGTTATGAACTAAAGGGTGAAAACGGGATAATCGGACGTCGATACTTCCAAAAAGGAGAAAATAATCGGAATCATCATGTGCACTTTTACGAATTAGGCAATCCTGACATTGAACGTCATCTTGCATTTCGAGATTACTTACGTGCACATCAAGATGTTGTGAAAAAGTATGGAGACTTAAAAGAGGAATTGTCCCAACTATTTCCTTACGATATTGCATCGTACATCAAAGGGAAGGAACAGCTAGTATTAGAAATTGAACGAAAAGCGGTAACTTGGTATAAAAGTTTCAAGAACGTAGATTAG